The nucleotide sequence GACAGCTGTATTGAATGACACGATTGAAGTGAATGCCATTATTTATGTGGGGCTCTTTAAAAAAATTTATAAATATGGACTATTGACATTATTGGCCGTCTTTTTATTGATAACGATTGGGACAGTTTTTATTGCGAATTATATTTCGAGAAAGAAAATGGCTTCAATTGATCAATTGCTAAGTATGATTCATTTGGCTAAGAAAGGCCTTTTCAAGCAGAATATCAGCATGAAGAAAAAGGATGAGTTTTTGGTTATTGCAGAGTATCTGCAACAGTTATTAAGAGATATTGAGAATCTCATTCAGAAAAATAAAGAATCCGTGGAGAGAACATCCCAGGCAGAAATCAAGCAATTAGAAACGCAGATTAATCCTCATTTTTTGTTTAATACGCTTGAAACCATTAAATATATGATTCAAATTAACCCTGAAAAAGCAGAGGAATTGATAATCATTCTTTCAAAGCTAATGAGATATAGTTTAGATAATAAGATGCAATTAAATAAAATCCATAATGATACTTCCTATTTATTCGATTATCTTACTTTGCAGAAAATCCGTTTTGGTGAAAGGCTGGAATATACAATAAACGTTCAGGAAAAGGCTAATAATTACCTGATACCTAAACTAATTGTACAGCCATTGATTGAGAACTCCATAAAATATGGCTTTACAAAAATGCATCTAAAAATCGATGTGGTCATCAGAAGTACAAAGAGAAATGTTTATCTTATTATTCGGGACAATGGAGAAGGGATTGACAGAGAGAAAATAGCTGTCATTCAGAGCGGTCTTAAAGAAGTGAATAATCAAAGTAATCATATCGGTATCTATAATGTTCACAGAAGGATTCAGCTGCTGTACGGAAATAGGTACGGGTTGAAAATTTATAGTGAAAAGGGAAGGGGTACTTTAATTGTGGTGAGGATTCCTATAGTTAAAGGGGTTAATTAACATGATAACGGCGCTGATTGTAGAGGATGAGGATATTATTCGTCAAGGAATGGTATACACCATTGATTGGAATAGCATGGGGGCGGAAATAGTTGGAGAGGCAACGACTGGCCAGCAGGGTTTAGAGAAGATTAAGGAATTACGTCCGGACTTGGTCATTACAGATATAAAGATGCCATTAATGGACGGAATTACGATGGTTGAAGAAGCTTTGAAGTTTCACGATTTTGAAACTATCATTCTGACTAGCTATAGTGATTTTGGATTTACGAAAAAGAGCATTCAGTTACAAGTCTTTGATTATCTTCTAAAACCTGTTGATCGAGATAATCTGCGAACAGTTGTCGAAAGCGCGAGGGAGAAGCTAGTGGAAAAGAGAAGAAAGGACTCATTATTAAAGCAGGCGGTTCTTTTGCAGCCATTATCGCAATTGGAGCAGGAGGGCGGCAGGAAGGATCATTTAAGTATCTATACACAAAAGGCCTTGGAATTTATAAATGAATTTTATGCTAAGCGGATTAGCATTGAGGATGCAGCTGGTGAATTGGCCATTAGCTCGAGCTACTTAAGCAGGCTTTTCAAGAAAGAAACTGCAGAAACGTTTCATCATTATCTTAATAAGCATCGTATTAAAGTATCTATTCCGTATCTTTTGTCAGGAAACTATATGATATACGAGATCGCCGAGTTGGTAGGCTTTTCTGACTATAAGCAATATAATGCAGCATTTAAAAAATATATTGGCATTGCACCTACAGAATTTACCCAAAAAATGAGGTGACCCTTGCAGGTTATCGCTTGATTAAATGTACTTGGTCAATACGTAAGTTGATTTTAGAACTAATACGAACGAATACAACGATAAAAGTACACAGTAAATCCTGTTATTTAACATATTTGGCTCATATTGAGAGAGGATAATCGATGAACAGTATGTTAAAAAGGAGCGAATATAGATGTGTACAGCTTTAACATTGAGAACAATAGAGGGCAATCATTTATTTGGCCGCAATATGGATTTGGATTATAACTTTAAACAATCCGTTATTTTGGTACCTAGAGGGTTTGAATATACCCATATCGCGACAGGTGAAGCGGTAAAGTCGAAGTATGCCATTTTAGGGATGGGGACAATTATGGACAAACATCCGATGTTTGCAGAAGCCTTCAATGAGAAGGGGTTGGCTTGTGCGGGCTTGAATTTTGAAGGATATGCTGCCTGGGAGAAGGATTTAGCTGAAGACAAAATCAATATTGCGCCCTCTGATTTTATTTTATGGGTCGTAAGCAATTTTGAATCTATTGAACAGCTTAGACCTGTATTAGCTGATGTATGTATTGTTGAGAAGTCCCTTAATGAAAATATACCGATTCCCACGCTGCATTGGATGGTTACAGATAAGGAGGGCGAATGCCTCGTCATTGAGAAAACGGAGGAGGGACTCCGGGTATTTACGAATCATGTTGGTGTTCTGACGAATTCACCTACATTTGATTGGCATATCACCAATCTATCAAGATATTTAGGGCTTAGCACGCATCAGCCGAAGGAAATAAATTGGGGCGATGAACAATTAAAGCTATTAGGGGTTGGAGCGGGAGCGCAAGGGCTGCCAGGCGATTATCTATCGACCTCTCGATTTGTGAAAGCTGCTTTTCTTAGGAATAATGCAGCTCTAGGCAATGATGAACATTCAGGCATTGTAGAGTTCTTCCGCATCCTAAATAATGTTTCCATGGTGAGAGGCTCTGTCATGACCAATCATCAAAATTATGATATTACCCAATACACCTCCTGTATGTGCCTCGAAAAAGGGGTTTATTATTATACGACATATAATAATTTACAGATCAATGCGATAGATATGAATAAGGAGGATCTCGATAGCACGGAAATAAAAGTCTTTCCATACCGAGATGCGCTAGCCATCCGCTATGAGAATTGATGGGTTAACCGGTTAAAGGTTGCCAGTGCCAGGCCATATTATTCGTTGTAAATCACCTGGAAAAAGGAACCATTCCTAAGTTGAATCGTATAAGTAGAAGGTAAGCATATTAGCGGTTTAGGGGGAATGGGATGATTATAACGATAATCCAAATTGTTTTCTTTCAATTAGTATTGCCGGCGCTTTTCGTTATCACCCTTTGGAGAGGAACGAGGAAGAGTAAGCTTGACTGGCTGGTGCAGGCTCTTTTCACGACACTCTATATAAGCTGGTTATTCATGACGGCTCCATGGGATTTCCTCAGTTATTATCTTCGTTATGTATGGGTTCTTCTACTGATAGGGGCATTAATCTTTTCCTATATGGAGGTCCGAGACAAACCGGTCAAGGTAGCTTTTGATAAAGGGGAAAAGTGGTCATTCGTCCTCTATGTATTTTTGGTGTTTGTATTTGGATTCTATAATGTGCAGGCCCTCAGCGGATTTTCGGCAGGCGAGAAGGCGATTGAGCTTGAGTTTCCGCTGAAGAATGGAGCCTATTATATCGGACAGGGCGGAGCACATGTTCAGCTTAACTACCATCATGCTTATGAAAGCCAGCAGTATGCGCTCGATATCGTGAAACTCGATAGATGGGGAGTGAGGGCTACAGGTATTTATCCTGGGGAGCTTTCCAAATACAGAATATATGGTGAAGCCATCTACAATCCATGCACGGGGAAGGTGACGGAAGTTGAAAAGGATTTGCCAGATTTAACGCCTCCAAACACGAATCCTGAGAAGGCAGCGGGAAATCATGTAATTTTGCAATGCGAGGGTGTAGACGCAGAAGTGCTGATCGCTCATATGCAGCAGGACAGCTTGACGGTTGATGCTGGAGATGAGATTGAAGCAGGGATGAAGCTTGGACTTGTCGGTAACTCCGGCAATACATCAGAGCCGCATGTGCATATCCATGCCGAGCGGGATGGGGTAGGCATACCTATCACCTTTAATGGGAGTTTCCTTGTACGAAACAGTCTGGTGTGGTGAAGGGGACTGATGAATTTTGCGAACGATTACTTTATCAAATGGAGAAACGGTTGAGGTCAAATGCCTGAGCTGTGCCTTAACAAGCGGATTGGTTGAGCCTGATGGCGGGGTAATTGGCGAAACAGCTCACTTTCACGCTCACCAGGATGTCGCCTATCCCATTAAGGGGCTTGTGATTGTGGCATCAAAGCGTCATGTCATTAGTCTAGATGAACTGACTGAAGAGGAGCGGCAGGATTACATAAGCTTTCTGGCGAAAATCAGGGGAGCACAGAGAGCAGCTCTTGGGATAGAGCATGTCTATTATTTCTACAATGAGGATACCACCCATCATTTCCATACATGGATGGTGCCACGTTATCCTTGGATGGAACGATTCGGCCGATCGGTTGAGTCCGTGCGACCCGTCCTGCTTCATGCACGTACACAAATGAATGATGGGAAGAGCAGGGAAGAGATGCTCAGCGGAATTCAAAGACTAACGGCTGAATTGAAAAAACAGATCGATTCCTAAATGTATCATATTCTTTGAGATTTACGGATGGTAGGAATGATTTACGTGCAAATCATCACGGTACGCCGCCCAAGTCCGTTGATGATTGATGGATTCATGCTAAAGTCAGGATTGAATAAATAAAGTGAATAAGAGCCCGTGTCTCTTCTAATAAGACACGGGCTCTTCGCGTTAAATCTTGCTGTCTAAGATTCTTATCTTTTTCTGCTTGCGATTGTATAAGAATAGTAAGGTGATGAACCAGATTGGCGTCAGCAAGAGAGCGAGCCTTGTTGCTTCGGCAAATAACATGATGATTAGCACGAAAGCAAATAGCGCTATGACCGCATAATTGATATATGGAGCTAATGGGGCCTTAAAAGTCGACTTTTCAGCAAGCTCTGGACGTGTCCTCTTGTATTGGATATGAGCAATCAAGATGATGCTCCATACCCAGATGAAACAGATAGCACTGATGGTCGTCACAATCGTAAACGCCTGCTCAGGGATGATCTTACTTAATAAGGCTCCGATAGACACGACAATGGCGGATAGGAATAACGCATTGCTAGGCACTGCCCGCTTATTCAGCCGGCCAACTCTCTTCGGAGCGGAGCCATCCTTACTTAAAGAGTGCAGGATACGGCTTGTAGAGAATAAGCCGCTGTTACAGGCGGACGCCGCTGATGTCATCACGACGAAATTAATGATGCCTGCTGCAACCGGTATGCCGATTAGGGTGAATACACCGACAAATGGGCTGCTGTCTCCATTCAAGTATGTCCATGGATTGATGGCCAGAATGACGATGATGGCTCCGACATAGAATAAGAGAATCCTTATAGGAATTTTATTGATTGCAGACGGGATGTTCTTGCGCGGATTGGCGGTTTCAGCCGCTGATACCCCTACAAGCTCCATTCCCACGAATGAAAAGACGACGAGCTGGAAGGAGAGCAGGAAGCCTTGAACTCCATTCGGGAACATGCCGCCATGGCTCCAAATATTTGATAGGGATACAGTTCCCGTATTTGTTTTAAATCCTATAACTAATAATACAATTCCAACCACGATTAAAGCGAGAATCGTGATGACCTTGATAATAGCAAACCAAAACTCCAATTCGCCAAATAGCTTGACGGATAATAAATTCAGCCCGACGAGGATAACCAAGCAGGCAAATGCAGGAATCCATTGAGGGATGTCAAACCAATATTGCATGTAAACACCGACTGCAATGATATCGGCCATTGCTGTCATAATCCAGCAGAACCAATAGGTCCAGCCTGTCACATATCCAGCCCACGGTCCAATGTATTCCGCGGCGAACTCTGTGAAGGATGTGTATCCAGTATTGGATAAAAGCAGTTCCCCCAAGGCTCTCATTACAAAGAATAGAGCAATGCCAATCAATAGATAGGAAAAGATGATAGAAGGTCCGGCAAGCTCAATTGACTTACCAGCCCCTAAAAATAACCCGGTTCCAATTGTGCCGCCAATCGCAATCAATTGTACGTGCCTGTTCTTTAAATCTCGTTTTAACTCTTGTTGTCTCAAGTTTCTTCGCCTCCGCATGGTCTAGGTAGAATGTACCGGATAAAGTTGAGTCCCTCGAGAAATAAAAAAGAGATTGGACAGAATCCAATCTCTAAAGGGTATTTTAGAAAAATAACAATGCAATACTTGCTACTCTCCTGTCCTTTTGCCTGAGATTATGAATCCTTCGGCGCTGCACATTGTTGTGCAGTCTCTCCAGAAGCCGCTCCTGCCATAGTTTGATCCACGGCATTCAACGCTTACTAGTATCCAGTTTTATAGGGAAATGGTTCCCATTCGTTTTTATAGAATAATGGAAGTCTATCATAGGATAGACAAGACGGTCAATTGATTAAATCCGAAATTGTCGAAATATCCATTGTGAGATTGTCTGTCAATTTTACTGACAAAGAGGATGAAGAGGCATAAGATTTTTGTAGAGATATGAATATATGGACTAGATAGATTAAGAAAATAGGCTTGGATTGGGAGGGCATGATATGGATGATGTGATGAAATATGGGATAGCTGAAGCAAGGAGAACGATGAATGAGAATTATGGAGGGCCGTTTGGCGCCTCCATTATTGATAAGACCGGAAAGGTAATCGCTGTTGCCTCGAATACGGTGCTGAAGGATCATGATCCTTCAGCACATGCGGAGGTCAATGCAATCCGTAAAGCAGGTGAGGTGCTGGGCACGCATGATCTGTCAGGCTGTGTGCTCTATGCGACGGGGTTTCCGTGCCCGATGTGCCTGTCAGCAATCATTTGGGCCAATATTCAGCAGGTGTACTACGGCTGCAACCCAAAGGATGCAGAGGCAATCGGGTTTAGGGATGACTTCATCTACCGATTCATACAGAAGGATTTGAATGATTCGTCTATTCTCCAGCTAGAAGAATTGGACCGTGTCCAATGCATTGAACTGTTTAAGGAATATGCTCAAGCAAATAAGAGCATTTACTGATGAAGAGGAGCCATTCTCACACATGAGAATGGCTCCTCTGTTTTTAATTAAGGAGCGGGTGTTAGCTTGCCGCCGCCAGGGAGGTCGTGTGTCCTGCCATTCAGCCAGCCATTCTCTTCCTCCTCTGAATCGTAATAGAGGGTGTGGCCGTTTGACTCGATATTACGGCAATCTTTTTGCTCGCTGTTCAATATACTGATGTAAGAGTCATCTGTCATATACCAGGAGCTTCCCTTCTCCAGCACCAGGATTGCGCTTCCTGTATGATCGGCATCGATGGCCCCTTTAAAGCAGCTGCCTTTTTTAAGCTCTAAGGAAACCGTGCTCGTATGATCACAGATGATATCTCCTGTTAAGGTTTGTTTATGGGCTTTGAAGGCGATATTGCCTGAATCCTCCGCCTTGATAAGAATACCTGACTCAAAGCATAGTTCGGTATTTATGATAGATACTTCTGCATCCGTCTTCGTTACGTAAAACATCGCCTCGTCTTGCGTTGTGCCCAGAAGGCTATCTTTGGCTGAAAAGCGTGCAAGGCCATTGTTAGCCGAATTAAGCTTGCCCTCATGGAGGATGATGCCATACTTTCCGGTCCCGGTTATGTCTGAGGCT is from Pradoshia eiseniae and encodes:
- a CDS encoding amino acid permease, coding for MRQQELKRDLKNRHVQLIAIGGTIGTGLFLGAGKSIELAGPSIIFSYLLIGIALFFVMRALGELLLSNTGYTSFTEFAAEYIGPWAGYVTGWTYWFCWIMTAMADIIAVGVYMQYWFDIPQWIPAFACLVILVGLNLLSVKLFGELEFWFAIIKVITILALIVVGIVLLVIGFKTNTGTVSLSNIWSHGGMFPNGVQGFLLSFQLVVFSFVGMELVGVSAAETANPRKNIPSAINKIPIRILLFYVGAIIVILAINPWTYLNGDSSPFVGVFTLIGIPVAAGIINFVVMTSAASACNSGLFSTSRILHSLSKDGSAPKRVGRLNKRAVPSNALFLSAIVVSIGALLSKIIPEQAFTIVTTISAICFIWVWSIILIAHIQYKRTRPELAEKSTFKAPLAPYINYAVIALFAFVLIIMLFAEATRLALLLTPIWFITLLFLYNRKQKKIRILDSKI
- a CDS encoding nucleoside deaminase, which encodes MDDVMKYGIAEARRTMNENYGGPFGASIIDKTGKVIAVASNTVLKDHDPSAHAEVNAIRKAGEVLGTHDLSGCVLYATGFPCPMCLSAIIWANIQQVYYGCNPKDAEAIGFRDDFIYRFIQKDLNDSSILQLEELDRVQCIELFKEYAQANKSIY
- the bsh gene encoding choloylglycine hydrolase, with product MCTALTLRTIEGNHLFGRNMDLDYNFKQSVILVPRGFEYTHIATGEAVKSKYAILGMGTIMDKHPMFAEAFNEKGLACAGLNFEGYAAWEKDLAEDKINIAPSDFILWVVSNFESIEQLRPVLADVCIVEKSLNENIPIPTLHWMVTDKEGECLVIEKTEEGLRVFTNHVGVLTNSPTFDWHITNLSRYLGLSTHQPKEINWGDEQLKLLGVGAGAQGLPGDYLSTSRFVKAAFLRNNAALGNDEHSGIVEFFRILNNVSMVRGSVMTNHQNYDITQYTSCMCLEKGVYYYTTYNNLQINAIDMNKEDLDSTEIKVFPYRDALAIRYEN
- a CDS encoding sensor histidine kinase — protein: MESSEKVTRFYQKELRNSLVGIGVIPVLLITILFYNLFFYLSYQSIKSNNVSESEHVAKEVVHKFSYLSEQSQILSRQIDISRLEASSEYRSKVYESLYKSVNSNNFKSLFSVIDLEDNVLATNWVETPADNHKNAVWYLNKKLKAGFFQGSIMYPNKQNLENDRIFYNIANPIYSKEGRLTGYIVFNLLENQFRQLINNVHYTDILITDQYGHSVLTSNEMLLTQSGKLNASESEDYVINKTAVLNDTIEVNAIIYVGLFKKIYKYGLLTLLAVFLLITIGTVFIANYISRKKMASIDQLLSMIHLAKKGLFKQNISMKKKDEFLVIAEYLQQLLRDIENLIQKNKESVERTSQAEIKQLETQINPHFLFNTLETIKYMIQINPEKAEELIIILSKLMRYSLDNKMQLNKIHNDTSYLFDYLTLQKIRFGERLEYTINVQEKANNYLIPKLIVQPLIENSIKYGFTKMHLKIDVVIRSTKRNVYLIIRDNGEGIDREKIAVIQSGLKEVNNQSNHIGIYNVHRRIQLLYGNRYGLKIYSEKGRGTLIVVRIPIVKGVN
- a CDS encoding response regulator transcription factor, yielding MITALIVEDEDIIRQGMVYTIDWNSMGAEIVGEATTGQQGLEKIKELRPDLVITDIKMPLMDGITMVEEALKFHDFETIILTSYSDFGFTKKSIQLQVFDYLLKPVDRDNLRTVVESAREKLVEKRRKDSLLKQAVLLQPLSQLEQEGGRKDHLSIYTQKALEFINEFYAKRISIEDAAGELAISSSYLSRLFKKETAETFHHYLNKHRIKVSIPYLLSGNYMIYEIAELVGFSDYKQYNAAFKKYIGIAPTEFTQKMR
- a CDS encoding M23 family metallopeptidase; translated protein: MIITIIQIVFFQLVLPALFVITLWRGTRKSKLDWLVQALFTTLYISWLFMTAPWDFLSYYLRYVWVLLLIGALIFSYMEVRDKPVKVAFDKGEKWSFVLYVFLVFVFGFYNVQALSGFSAGEKAIELEFPLKNGAYYIGQGGAHVQLNYHHAYESQQYALDIVKLDRWGVRATGIYPGELSKYRIYGEAIYNPCTGKVTEVEKDLPDLTPPNTNPEKAAGNHVILQCEGVDAEVLIAHMQQDSLTVDAGDEIEAGMKLGLVGNSGNTSEPHVHIHAERDGVGIPITFNGSFLVRNSLVW
- a CDS encoding HIT family protein, whose product is MRTITLSNGETVEVKCLSCALTSGLVEPDGGVIGETAHFHAHQDVAYPIKGLVIVASKRHVISLDELTEEERQDYISFLAKIRGAQRAALGIEHVYYFYNEDTTHHFHTWMVPRYPWMERFGRSVESVRPVLLHARTQMNDGKSREEMLSGIQRLTAELKKQIDS